One Polypterus senegalus isolate Bchr_013 chromosome 10, ASM1683550v1, whole genome shotgun sequence DNA segment encodes these proteins:
- the LOC120536702 gene encoding patr class II histocompatibility antigen, DO beta chain-like yields MDFICRVEHPLLSTPIERHTRQLSAIGSICKPKVSKLKIMLLSKTYMLTCTISDFYPMDIKVTWWVQEKDTEAILIENGPKWKIKVLNETPYRKPNNLYTLIAQAEFTPHIFNLTEHKIICRVEHESINEYVERTSDILNASSEFADFQAHYETVISYSLP; encoded by the exons ATGGACTTCATCTGTAGAGTCGAACACCCGCTGCTGAGCACACCTATCGAGCGACACACTCGACAGCTCAGCGCAATTG GGTCTATATGTAAACCCAAAGTCTCCAAGCTGAAGATTATGTTACTTTCAAAGACCTACATGCTGACCTGCACCATTTCTGACTTTTACCCCATGGACATCAAGGTGACTTGGTGGGTTCAGGAGAAAGACACAGAAGCGATTCTTATTGAAAATGGTCCAAAGTGGAAAATAAAGGTCTTAAATGAGACCCCTTATCGCAAGCCTAACAACCTTTACACACTCATCGCTCAGGCAGAGTTCACCCCCCACATTTTCAATCTGACAGAACACAAAATAATCTGCAGGGTGGAGCATGAATCGATAAATGAGTATGTGGAAAGAACATCCGATATTCTGAACG cttcCAGTGAGTTTGCAGACTTTCAAGCACATTATGAAACGGTCATTAGTTACTCTTTACCCTGA